The following DNA comes from Triplophysa dalaica isolate WHDGS20190420 chromosome 10, ASM1584641v1, whole genome shotgun sequence.
TCTGttccaaataaatcaaatgtgtattaaagcgtcatgctttttttttttagttggaAAATGGGAACAGCTTTGGTTGATCCAGTACCTACTGTTTTATTGCTCTTGTGGGATATATCCCTGTATTGTtccttaaactctttgtaagtctctttggatgaatgcatctgctaaatgacttaatgcaAATGTAACACCAATATTTACTGTAGCTTTTATAcgtgaacatgtttttttaactcaGACAGTGGGATGTCTTTTAAAGATACATGGTAcccaaaaataagatattttaaagaacgttatTAATCTTTTTTACTGAtcctttaacaaaataaaataaataaaaaaaagagataaaCTCTAAATTCTTGTGTATATATTCAAGATACAAATGCGTTAAGATGTTTAGTCTATTTTTTTAGCTGCCTTTAACTTTTTCAAAAGTTCAATCGAGAAAGCTCGATTATTGAACTAAATTACGaactatttcattttttagtcTGCAGGTATACTGTCAAGACACTAGATGGTGGTGTTCAACAGGCAGAGATCAAAAGAAAGTCTTTGGTGTAGGGACACATTTATATCtatgagaacaaaacacaattatttgtcATTCTGTTTTACAGAAAGACTCAATTTTCACAAATGCCACATATTTGTAGAATGTACAATATATGTTCACCGAAGGTCTGATGGTGTGTGTGATCCCTCATGCTTAAAACTTCTAGGTCCGACCAACAATGGGTCAAAAATAACCCAGCTTTGTTTTTTGATAGAGAATATCTACTCACCATAGACAGTTTCACTGAATGTGTATGAGGTCTTTTGTTTGCCGCTGATGGTCATTTGATAAAATCCAGAGTGTTGAGTTGTGAGGTtcatgatggtgagagatccagtctgatcatccaccTGTAGTCTGTCTCTGAACATCCCATAATGAACATCATCATATACTGAGACTGTATTATTAGCTCTGCTGACTTTAGCCGAGTCTCTTCAGGTCCAAACTTCCACATGATCATTGTGCCGTTCTCTATTTCAGTTTCATTCATGTATAGAGTAACAGAATGTCTCTCTTTCACTGACAACGATGTCAATTCATCTGCATCACCAAACaaacctgaacaacacaaactcaGAGttgttaacacatttaaaatcgTCGGTAAAGGTGGATCATAAAGCAATTAGAAATAGTTCTGATGGGTCCCAAACTCATTTCGACACAATTAAAGTtgaatattttacacaaatCATAATAGTTGAAATGCatgttgtattttgtaaaatgtatgtatCTGTACTAACTGCTCGCATAATTTCTACAAGTGTATAACTCACCCATCAGGCAGTTAAAGCAACAAAGAAAACCAAAGATGAAAATCAAGTTCTTTAAAGGATATGAAACACAAACTCACTACAGCTTTTATAAGGAAATCTACATTTGAAGTTAACATTAAAGAACCAAGAAGTGTAACTCGAGTTTGTTTCTTACGCAGCCACTACCAAACAAAcctcaacaacacaaacaaagaagaaaaacagaaaagttgaaTACACATAGCCCTTGTTTAACAGACAACTgatgcttcacccaaaaattaaaataattaaatgtttatctcccttatgtaatttcataccgcataaattgttttgatgaacacagagagagatatttgggagaatgttaGTTATTTTTAGATTCTGTACATCACTTGCTACCATAGGAAAAAATAATggttcaaaatatctcattttatgttcaacataacaaaaaatatacaatatatttttcctactatggtagtggaagatctcccagaactgaaaattgctaacattcttccaaacataaGCCACTGTTAGGCTTGGTAAGCCTTGTCTATGAAGATCTCTAGTAAAGTTGGCCTGTTATTATTTCTAATACCCGAGACCTTCACAATAATtcaatttgattaaataaatactgttgAGCAAAGAAACATCCTTTATCTTGTAAAATTGTATCCTTGTATATCTTCATAAACCCCGCCCTCAACTCGAGTTACACTTCTTGGTTCTTTAAAGTTAACTTCAAATGTAGATTTCCTTATCAAAGCTGTTGTGAGTTTTTCTTTCATATCCTTAAAAACATTAAGAACATGattttcatcttttgttttctctgttgCTTAAACTGCCTGATGGGTGAGTTATACACTTGTAGAAATTATGGGAGCAGTTAGTACAGATACATTTTACGAAATACAACATGTATTTCTACTATTTTGGTTTGTGTAAAATATTCAACTTTAAATGTGTTAACAACTCtgagtttgtgttgttcaggtttGTTTGgtgatgcagatgaagtgacATCGGTGTCAGTGAAAGAGggacattctgttactctacacatgAATGAAACTGAAATACAGAACGGCACACTGATCATGTGGAAATTTGGACCTGAAGAGACTCTCATTGCTAAAGTCAGAACAGCTAATAATACAGTCTCAGTATATAATGATGTTTATGATGGGatgttcagagacagactgcaggtggatgttcagactggatctctcaccatcacaaacatcacaactcaacactctggactttatcaaaTGACCATCAGCGGCAAACAGAAGACCTCATACACATTCAACATTACTGTCTATAGTGAGTAGAGATTACTGTTTCCTCTTTGTATGTATATCATCCCACGACAGATTCAGTTACAGTTATGACTCTTTTTCTTCATGACAGGTCTCACCTCCGTACATATAGTTGTGATCtgttgtgctgttgttggatctCTGATGATTGTACTTCTGATCTTCTGCATCCGCAGGATACACACAAGTATATCATCTACTGTAACAAACAATCACTCTATTTGTAAAGTAACGTATCAATGGGATGGTTATGTTGTTAATGTGCTTATTATTGTTGTAGAAGCAGTTCAGGGTGGTGAAGAGGAGATCAGTTACGCAGATCCAACGTTCTataaaagacaaacacatcaacCGGTGAGATCCTtaactttgtgtgtgtatttaaaacagcaaacaaacagAGTGCACCAAAATGCTTGAAACACGACAGCAAGTCATCACTTTTAACATTACAAAGGAAACAATCATTGTAAATTACTTCAAACATTCCTTGAATCTGTTAAAGGGgataaaagttatttaaagCGTTGGCTGAAACACAAACCTTTCGTggaaaagaggaaatgaaagCTAAAGAGAGATTAGTAATAGCAATCCAAactatttaagaaataaaacgcACAATGTTTAAATATCTAACATGATGACCTTTTGTGATTGTTATTGatttaatgttgtgtttgtgtgttgtgtacagAGAGCAGAAGTGGAGGATGAGGTGATGTACTCCAGCGTCAATAACAGATGATGTTTGTATTTAAGTTCATTGTCACTTCAGCTTTAATGTCTATTACACAACACATGGCAGTGGTTCAAATGTATAATATGCTGTTGTTGTGTGTAGTGTAGTTTGTTTTTAGATGTCAatattatttactataaattgCAGAGTGTGAGCAATGAGGAAAGTGTCATTGTGGTTTTAAAAGCACGCTGTGTTTCTATTTTATTTGCTTTGGCCACTTTATGTCTCGGTTATAGTTAAACCTGTAgtggaaaaaaatgtggttttgttcTGCTGGTGAATACAAGATGTGTGTTGGTCTGCTCGTGGCCATTTGtggttagtgtgtgtgtgtgttatttgcTTTCTTGATAATACCTTTAACTCACAAAACTGATATAATAAAGTATTGAATGCatcaatgttaatgtttatataataaaatatcgCTTTAAATCAAACTGTGATATTACTGTCAGCTCACACAGTATGAATGTGAAATCAATATTCAAGGacttatgtttattatttctcaTTCTTTGAGCTTTAAAGCAATGCTCATTTCactacatatttttttcagcttTCGATGAAACTTTGGAGATGATTCACCAGATTGTGGAATGACTTTTACACGgcctcatgtctttccaaacctgtatgagtttttttcttctgcagaaaacaaaagaagatattttgaagaatgctgataatcaaacaacactgaattccattgactttcattgcatgAACACAACACCActgagacttttctcaaaatagcttctCTTGTGTTGCACAGGAGCCTCCACCTGAGCAACAAAACACTGTCATCAATATAACATCAAGTAGTGATGAAGAAATTAATCTTCCGAAGCAATGAGACTCGGTGTGATTTAGCGACATCTGGTGGTGAAGAGATGAACTGCACTCCCAAACATCTGCAGCTGCTGCTCCAGCGAGTTAAATTATACtcaattaacaataaaaaataaaaaacagactaATGTTAAAAACTCTCATAGGCAAGTATCATCTACAAGCACATAAagaatgtacattttatgtaacatataaaaatatgcCATTAcactatttatttctttaacctCGTGGTGTTAGGTTGTGGgatgatgtttttttgtatgtgtacaGTTCAGGACGTTCTGCTATGAATTATTACAATGCTAAATGTTGTCAATACTTGAGATAATAATCAATCTGCAACTGAAACACGCGACTGAAACAATAGAGgttaagaaaatgaaagaaaacaacaatcATCAAAGATCCTGAGAAAATTTAAGTTGGTTTATTAAAGCTTTAAAGAAAACGAAAAAAGCTTAATGGAGAAAGAATACAAATGCACAACCGAGATAAATTCACACTCCCTCATGCCTTCATTCTTTGAATTGTATAATGTATGCAAACAGAAGAGTGACATTTACATACACTTACAAGTGCATTGATTTccccgctagagggcgcacaacAATAACACAATTGTGAAGGATTGTGAGATGATGGGAGTTTTAGTCTCCATCTTCACTGCTGACTGTAAAAGCAGAAACTGAACGGATAAAACGGACATGATGCTATTGACatacaatgcaaaaaatgatattaaagtGGGCAACGTTGTAAAAAGCCTAACCCTGGATTCAACATTGCTGGAAACATTTGGATCAATGATATAGAACTACATATGAAGAACTTGTTTCCAAGTGAGataataaatgagaaaaagggtcaaaaatctgttttttttcttgtgcatTCCAGttaatgtcaatcaaactgcagttggtttgttttgatattatCCATAATAAATCCATAAAAAATATAGGTAACTTACAtgataaaacacaatgaaaacatgataacataataaaaaaacatgctttttgaaaaatatgaattatctCTTTTTGCAACCAACCTCTTCATATTTATCACtgtagtggtttttggatattttgatTCGAATATCGTACAAATGGTGCCCTAAGAAACACACAAGTGCacattgtaaaatgtttgtacCGAACTAAATGATAATAGAGCATGTGGTCTaaactcacaaaaagaaaagaggaaccATAGAAAAACCTGTGAATATAATCAGCAGTTCAAAAGTCTGAAATAGTTTCACTCAACCGCTTTGACAGTGCTGTGGCGTATAAAGTAAAGATGTGTAGAGATGTAATTATGTTAAATAGAAACTATCAAATCTAATACTCAAGTCAAATACTGATTAAAATGAATATCTTGATTTCACTGCAAGTCACTTTGTATAAAAGTCTCTGCCAAATGTAGGAGTGCATGTTGGTTGATCTTATAAAAAGGTGTATGAGttataaaaaagacaataatgTAAGAAAAGTAACGGTTGATGGCTGAAGAATCATAAGAGCTtcattcattttgaaagtgaaattCAAGATGTGtgttcaaacacattttaagggGGATGAGATGATAAACATGGGGTCTAGCAGCTCTCATGTACAAACTCTTAAAGAAAGGAATATGATAAACTgcaaatatttgattattacAGCATTAATATAATGGCTCACAGTTCAAAAAAGGTCACAACTATCTCAACACGCATGCGCAGTCACTGAGAAGGAGTCACAACTGTACACTTTGCTAAACAACACCCTCATCTCTCTAAAGCTGTCGTATGGAAGTCTTTCAGACTCCAGAACTGATGAGGAAAATGATACTCGTGCTTATTTTTCACTATCTGTGCTTTTCCTGTTTTATAGGTAAGTAATAACCATGTTTCTATTGTTTAATGGTTTTTAATTATCTCATGAATACATGAAGTGTGGGAGTCTCTGAAGTGACGTTTATAAAGCTTGTGGGCTGGAGTGTGAAATATCTTTTGTCCAATCAATTTCTGTGGTTGTAGACCATCATAAAGGTACTGAAGACCATTaatctgtgtgaatgtgtttgtgaaatACGCAGATCGAGGAAAACGGGTTgattgttcaggtgtgtttaggGATGCGggtgaagtgaagtcagtgtcagtgatggagggagattctgtcactctacacactgatcttaCTGAACTACAGAGAGATGATGTGATCAAGTGGACATTTGGACCTCAAGAGTCTCGCATAGTTACAATCGATAGAAATAGTGATACATATATACCATTACTTTATGGTCTTGATGAGAGATTTAGAGACAGACTGCAGGTGGACGATccgactggatctctcaccatcaaaaacatcacaaatcaacactctggactttataaacttaCCATCGGATGCAGTGGCGACCGTTTCTGCATCTCTGAGAACTTGTACAAATTCAATGTCACTGTCTATAGTAAGTAAAACTATTTTCCGGTTTTGTATTTTCACAATTAAAATGATTGCATTTTGTTGTATTAACAAGCTGGAATTTGTTAAGTGTAGAagacacactcttaaaaaaggctgggttaaaacaacccaatttgggttattttggtaacccaaccttgggtcaaatatggacaaacccagcgttgggttattttaacccaaccagttgggttaaatcttttACCCAACATGcttggttgttttatttaaatcaactattacattgctggtttaaaactgtttgaaaataataaaaataaaatcacaaaattactagaggcatcagtaagaatcaaaattgaagttttattaaggatcaaaatgcaagacaaaaggaattcataaaaacttgcaatattttaatgctCAATTAACAATAAAACGGCATATCAAACACTGCAATTGAATTAATgttgatatataaaaaaaaaaaaaattacattagtttagattttaacatatgcatAAAGTGGCGCAAGTAAACAGAAATAGTTCGACaactttccatttaaaaaatcataacttTTTACAAACTACAGTTACGAGTAAAATGGcacgagtaaaatgctttagggcaattccagcattattgatgtgacaaaaacactcagagaaggtatttgttaccaatatactgaaccatttgtttttatttaactaaacccttgttgatagaactgcACTAATATGATAAAATAGCAATCTATATACAAGATTTCTATCTTAAAGACCACTAACATAATAACAGCGGCGACtcccgaagcaatggccgagGTAGAGCTGCTCTCAGCAgagccacgaccgctgacagcctgatgcTCACACCTCCGaaagcgtcttaacaaaatgtcaaagaggcgttatgtttatatataaatcacgtaatTTGAGGTCTAAACAACTCCAATCCTGGATAACAGACTCTTAAAACTACgttccgtcaccgaacattagtggtatttataaaagaaaatgagctggatgtttgcttttcacacgacgctctcgtgtcgaccttaaactaatattaagatgcgtaagttactgaactaaattcctcacacaagtcacacatttcacaggaaatgtttaccaaaaatgaagtttaaatgattaaaaagctgtaagttAGAACAAGGTGGTCATAACGTTACTgactagctatccaaagctaacgaagctagattgtaacgttacttttcaaacctgcgaacagccgaattttgcatacttttgcattttttttaatagttttatacattaaaaccTTGTTAAACATACCTTTTTTTCTCTGAATAACAGCTGTCCGAGTACTCCGAGATGAGgaggatcaaaatgcccgcgaaggtaaagtttgtctgatgtgtcgaggagtgggaggggtttactctctcaactgtcactcaattggacccgactggtaacccagcgtttgggttactcaaaaaatgacccaacactgagaaaataacccaacaacatgacccaacaggctcaacccagctgttgggttaaacaaataacccagcgtTTTTTAGAGTGCATATTCAATAACAGTTATTTCATTGTTCATTGCAGAAGCAAATTTCACCTTAACTGTTGTGATCTGTTGTGTTGCTGTTGGATCTGTGATGATTGTATCTGCACTTCTGATCTGCATcggcagaaaacacacaaacgcacaacaACAGGGTAAATGACATTCATTTACAAACTCCATTATTGACGGTTTCACAGGACGCACGCGCCTGACccgcagttaacttccggtgtTTGTTTATCgctctggctagtggctaataataagCATTTACATTGCATATAATTGATGTTAAATCgatgttattaatatttaattgcaTAAAAGTTGTATTAACGGTTTGCTGGATTTTGTTGTAGGtaagttttattaaataaacaacctTCTCCAATTTAAACAAAACGTATGGGACATAGCGGTTAAGATTGgcattaaattaattcatttatattataatattggAGAGGCACGAAACGTTTGTTCTCGGTTTATTTAGCTTGTTATCAGAGATAATCTTCGGGCACTCTGTTGTTTTTGGTTCGGATGTGAaacggaagttaacttcagccCAGAAACGCGCGCATGAGCAGTAACGCTGTATGTTAATATGAAACCTGCTGTAATAGTTAGAGACAGTAATTGTTTAATTCAATAATATTCTGAACATATTTACAAgtggtgtcatttttttaagttttcgttttttatgtgtttattattgttgcTAAAAAAACAGAATGGAGCGGTGAAGATGAGTTCACTACTGTAATCTATGAAGTACAAACAGACGGTGAGATCAttcatgtgtgtctgtttgtattGATGtattgaaggaatagttcatcccaGAATGAAAATGAcctcatcatttactaacctgCTGCCTGTTATCTGCATAACAAAACCAGCCCTGAATGCCACTGCCATAcctaaatatattttgtctctTTAACAATTACTCTTGAAAACCACTCTGATCATAAACACAGAGTTTATTAATATATCCATTTTAAGAATAACCACAGACCACAGAATAATATTTCAGCCGTTTAAAAAATAGCTCTTGCAGCATCTGCTTAAACAGAAGAACctcaaaacatacacacataacattATAACACACTGAATCATGAATATTGATGTTGAACGGATGAATAGATGTGATTGTTAGTGAtgaaatgttgtgttgtgtgttgtgtacagAGAGCGGCAGTGGAAGATGACATGTTAGGGCCTAAACCTGCATCACTTGAAGACTGTGATCACAcacatattgttttgtttttaagtttatCATCTTAAGTTGTTTTTAAGTCAATCCATTAATAGAAAGTGCCATGGTGGTTTTAAACACAGAGTAGTTCTagcatttcatttttgtcaCTGAATGCATGCCACGATCTCACGTTTTTCTTTGCTGAAGTGAAACTTTATGTGAAAAGAACTTGTGCTGTTGCTGAACATGAGATATGTGCTTGTGTTGGTGCTTATTTGATGTGTGAATGTTAGAGGTGTGAAGAAAGTGTGAGTGAATTTGCATGAGTAGCGGGTGGTTCTGCTTTTGCTGCACATTATATTTTCCACTAATTTCATGTCCTCTCATGTatttccaaacatgtatgagcCCCTCTGTGGAACATTATGAAGAACTATCATCAATATAACATCAAGTGATGATGTACAAATAAAGCTTTCTGAAGGAATGttagaaatgtctttttagCCTTTTTATTGACCGCTGCCTGCTGGTGAAGAGATGAAGTGCACTTACTCTACATTACCCTATATccgggttcctcaaatcttaccctggagggccggagcactgcagagtttagctccagccctgatcaaacacacctgagcaagctgatcaagttgttcagtatcactagaaaatcactggtatgcaagtttgatcagggttggagctaaactctgcagtgctccggccctccagggtaagatttgaggaaccctgctcTATATCATCAGTTGCCACTGTAACGGGTCCCGTCTAGGCGGGTCCCCCCTAGGCGCCCTCTTCTGTCAGAGGCCGgcattgcattgttttaaaactCTGTGTGCTACAGTAATAATTTAAACAGGCTCAgaacaaacactgaaataataaaacataaataattacaaatatacATTACAATGTGGACACACGTATGTATACCACACCACTTCAacaaaagttgaactttttctttattttttaacacacacTAAGCATGTAGATTTTGTCTGCATGCTGTATAAATGAATGTGAGTTGCAACTGAATGAAGCATAAGATAGTTTATTTGTTCCAGAAGcagtataaattataaatgtttcaaataaaagatGTGGAAAAATGCATACATTGACAAAATTAAAGCTACAGAGGAAGTCAACGTCAGTTGATCAGGTGTCTTCAAAAGAGATTGTGCGTGTTTGTCCCTTCAAACCTGTGGACATCAATAACTAAAGTTCAGATAATGTCAtaagaaaacatcataaaaacgCAGTAAAGACGATAcatctgtctctttcttttaaCATCTCTTTCATTATAATGAGGTTTGATGAAATAAAGTCACGTTTCACACATAAAGTATCTTACCTTTAACCTAATCTCTTCTCCAGGTTTGCCTGATGAAAAATATTCATCCATTAAAGcagatttgataaaaaaactcTACTCAGGCGTAGCAAAGGTCTTTTAATACTGCATTATTAGCAAAAATAAAGAACACttactgttttgtttgttttcctgtcTTGTACTGACTGTAAATCCTAAACAGCAGTTGTGATGACCAAGACTATTAGACAGACCAGTGCTATATAACCTGTGTGTAGACCACGTACTGTaataaagagagacagaaataatCATAATGACTGCAACTGAAGAGAGAGACTTGATATAACATGTGACTGACCTGAACATGTCTGACAGAGTTGAGTGATgttgagatgttgtgtgttgtttgtgttggtgttgttgatgacacatctgtatgtgtttgtatcctgatatttcacctccagaggtagagagagtctgatgttgagatcagacacactgatgctggacaataaactctttcctttgtaccagaagagactcacatgtgtcacattcatcactgaacacaacacagaacaacatgatgatgaagaacattgagaagagtttCTGGTAATGACGGGAACGGGCAGATGAGCTGGAAAAACATGagacagaataaagaaataaaataattaagaaaaacacatgttcagtGAATCCAAGAGAGACAATTGTgatgattaaatattttataaacatttcttatGGGATTTTGAAAAAACTGCAGTATGAAGGAGAGAGTGTGTTATCGGTCTCATCTTTACTCACCATGAACATTAAGACTGAAAGTGTATGAGGTTTTTGTATTGCTGATGATGGTTATgtgataaagtccagagtgttgagtTGTGACTTACCATAGACAGTTacattgtatttgtaaaacttcCCAGGGTAGCAGAGATGGTGGTATCTGCAGCTAATGGtaagtttataaagtccagagtgttcaGATctcatgtttgtgatggtgagagatccagtctgatcatccaccCGAAGTCTGTCTCTGAACATCCCATCATGAACATCATCATATATTGAAATCTCATTGGCTTCTCTGTGGATTCTAGCTATAAGAGTCTCATGAGGTCCAAACCTCCAAAGTATTAAATGAACACTTTGTATGTCAGtaagatcagtgtgtagagtgatattttctccctccatcactgacactgacttcacttcatcaccaaacacatctgaacaacacaaacagagaaGAGGTTTGTCACAGATCAGATTGAAACAGTTTTTATTTGAAGTGAAGAAATCAAGAATGCCTAAAGAGCAAAATGGTGAACCATTGCAAATTTGTGATGCATACGAGATCAGATTGATATGAAAATGATGATGGTTGAAAAACTGTTATGTACTGATACCGTACTTAAGTTCTGCAGattcacaaacaacaacacaacttTTATCACAAAGTTAAGCACTTTTCACACCACAGGAAACAAAAGTTTTCACACGTGGATTTTCCTAAGATAGTATTGCTAAATGTCTATTTCTAAACGGAATGTATTTACTCAATGGCTCAAAGTATTAGACGTTGTATCTAGACTGTCATCTCAAAAAAGGTGTCCCAAAATCACGACACATACCTCAGAATGGAAGAATGGAGAATGTAAATGCagtaaaacagacaaagagTAAAAGagtaaaagttgtaaaaacaCACCTAACTCACCGATCAGATGCCATGtaaacacacagaacaaaaatgtgtgaaacatTTTCTTCATTTCAGAAATCTAAAAGATAAACTCCGGTAACGACTGTAGGAATGTGATCACCTTGTTGATAAGAGAGAGCTATTAAACGTGTGAGCATATGTTGAAGCAGACAAGTGTTTAGCGATCACTGAAACCATCCACACAAATCCTCAACAGTAGCATAAAACCAAGtcaacattatttatatacacCCACATTCAAAACACTCCACCCACAATAGGACACTTACAAACAAGCAGTCACACCCACTAACCTCTAAAACCGCACACACGGAAGCGAGGACACACGCAGGAAGCAGGTTGACATCGCAAAACCCAAAACCACATGTGCAGCAGCATCGCATCAGCCCGGTCATTACATATCTTATGCCATTCATGTTGTCTGAATGAGAAACACCTCTACATCACCCACATCCTGACCATTACAGTGTGCAGATAAGTGCTTTGAAAAGGATTGAATAGGTGTGGCGAGTCGTTGTCTATAATAAAATGGATTTCATCATTATACGTA
Coding sequences within:
- the LOC130429567 gene encoding uncharacterized protein LOC130429567 isoform X2, producing the protein MKKMFHTFLFCVFTWHLIDVFGDEVKSVSVMEGENITLHTDLTDIQSVHLILWRFGPHETLIARIHREANEISIYDDVHDGMFRDRLRVDDQTGSLTITNMRSEHSGLYKLTISCRYHHLCYPGKFYKYNVTVYAHLPVPVITRNSSQCSSSSCCSVLCSVMNVTHVSLFWYKGKSLLSSISVSDLNIRLSLPLEVKYQDTNTYRCVINNTNTNNTQHLNITQLCQTCSVRGLHTGYIALVCLIVLVITTAV
- the LOC130429567 gene encoding uncharacterized protein LOC130429567 isoform X1, producing the protein MKKMFHTFLFCVFTWHLIGELDVFGDEVKSVSVMEGENITLHTDLTDIQSVHLILWRFGPHETLIARIHREANEISIYDDVHDGMFRDRLRVDDQTGSLTITNMRSEHSGLYKLTISCRYHHLCYPGKFYKYNVTVYAHLPVPVITRNSSQCSSSSCCSVLCSVMNVTHVSLFWYKGKSLLSSISVSDLNIRLSLPLEVKYQDTNTYRCVINNTNTNNTQHLNITQLCQTCSVRGLHTGYIALVCLIVLVITTAV
- the LOC130429568 gene encoding uncharacterized protein LOC130429568 isoform X2, whose amino-acid sequence is MIFIFCFLCCLNCLMGLFGDADEVTSVSVKEGHSVTLHMNETEIQNGTLIMWKFGPEETLIAKVRTANNTVSVYNDVYDGMFRDRLQVDVQTGSLTITNITTQHSGLYQMTISGKQKTSYTFNITVYSLTSVHIVVICCAVVGSLMIVLLIFCIRRIHTKAVQGGEEEISYADPTFYKRQTHQPRAEVEDEVMYSSVNNR
- the LOC130429568 gene encoding uncharacterized protein LOC130429568 isoform X1: MIFIFCFLCCLNCLMGLFGDADEVTSVSVKEGHSVTLHMNETEIQNGTLIMWKFGPEETLIAKVRTANNTVSVYNDVYDGMFRDRLQVDVQTGSLTITNITTQHSGLYQMTISGKQKTSYTFNITVYSLTSVHIVVICCAVVGSLMIVLLIFCIRRIHTSISSTVTNNHSICKVTYQWDGYVVNVLIIVVEAVQGGEEEISYADPTFYKRQTHQPRAEVEDEVMYSSVNNR